Proteins encoded in a region of the Thiohalorhabdus denitrificans genome:
- a CDS encoding cation:proton antiporter: MESPGLVITTLGALLLLGLCGDLLARWLPLPRVTLLVVFGVAIGPAGLALLPEAAETWYPFISDLALLMVGFLLGGKLSLANLREVGRPVLVISVFEVLGASLLVLFALLLVGAPLPLALVLAGVAPASAPAAVSNVVEELEARGRFSDTLLGIVAIDDAWGLILFSLLLAVAQSFAAGSEVLAAEVAWRGLREVGGALLLGLLVGIPAAYLTGRLSPGRPTQAEALGVVLLAGGLARWLEVSFLLTALVVGATIVNLASHHDRPFAEIEHIEWPFMILFFLLAGASLELGELAHIGLAGLAYIGGRVLGLLGGAYLGGSLAGAPPRIRRWMGPAIMPQAGVALGMALVASNAFPQLGDAILPLVIGSTVVFELAGPVMTRLALLRAGEAGAGEGNG; encoded by the coding sequence ATGGAAAGCCCCGGTCTGGTAATCACCACCCTCGGCGCCCTCCTGCTGCTGGGCCTGTGCGGGGATCTCCTCGCGCGGTGGCTGCCCCTGCCGCGGGTGACCCTCCTGGTGGTCTTCGGGGTCGCCATCGGTCCGGCCGGGTTGGCGCTGCTGCCGGAGGCCGCCGAGACGTGGTATCCCTTCATCAGCGACCTGGCCCTGCTCATGGTGGGCTTCCTCCTGGGCGGCAAGCTGTCCCTGGCCAACCTGCGGGAGGTGGGTCGGCCGGTACTGGTGATCTCTGTGTTCGAGGTCCTCGGCGCCTCGCTCCTGGTCCTGTTCGCCCTGCTCCTGGTGGGCGCCCCCTTGCCCCTGGCCCTGGTGCTGGCGGGGGTCGCCCCGGCCTCGGCGCCGGCGGCGGTGAGTAACGTGGTGGAAGAGCTGGAAGCCCGGGGCCGGTTCTCCGACACCCTGCTGGGGATCGTGGCCATCGACGACGCCTGGGGACTGATCCTCTTCTCCCTGCTGCTGGCCGTGGCCCAGTCCTTCGCGGCGGGAAGCGAGGTGCTGGCGGCGGAGGTGGCCTGGCGCGGGCTCCGGGAGGTGGGGGGCGCCCTGCTGCTGGGCCTGCTGGTGGGCATCCCCGCCGCCTACCTCACGGGGCGGCTGAGTCCCGGGCGCCCCACCCAGGCGGAGGCGCTTGGTGTGGTGCTGCTGGCCGGCGGGCTGGCCCGGTGGCTGGAGGTCTCCTTCCTGCTCACGGCCCTGGTGGTAGGGGCCACCATCGTCAACTTGGCCTCCCACCACGACCGGCCGTTCGCCGAGATCGAGCACATCGAATGGCCCTTCATGATCCTGTTCTTCCTGCTGGCGGGGGCCTCCCTGGAGCTGGGCGAGCTGGCCCACATCGGCCTGGCGGGCCTGGCCTACATCGGCGGGCGGGTCCTGGGGCTGCTCGGGGGCGCCTATCTGGGGGGAAGCCTGGCCGGGGCTCCTCCCCGCATCCGGCGCTGGATGGGCCCGGCCATCATGCCGCAGGCCGGGGTGGCCCTGGGCATGGCCCTGGTGGCTAGCAACGCCTTCCCCCAGCTGGGGGACGCCATCCTGCCCCTGGTGATCGGCTCCACGGTGGTTTTCGAGCTGGCCGGGCCGGTAATGACGCGCCTGGCCCTGCTCCGCGCCGGGGAGGCGGGGGCCGGGGAGGGCAACGGGTAA
- a CDS encoding cation:proton antiporter: MVQTLEVGITLAVVLGIFAQWIAWRFGFPAIVLLAGCGLLLGPGLGVLNPTTDFGPLYHTLVGLAVAIILFEGGFSLKRKEIEGVTRGVIRLISVGVVLAWILGSLAAHYIAGLAWPLAITIGAILVVTGPTVVGPLLRHAKLQPRPASLVKWEGIINDPLGALLAILSFEYALGLGSGSGEGTVWELSIQLLGALIFASVLGGGAGLALGRLFRTGLVPEFLKAPGLLAFVMLVYVLANTLLHEAGLLAATAMGLVMGNMELADALDLRRFKENIVVFLVTLLFVLLTADIDPDTLARLDWRAAAFVAAMLFVVRPLAVLLSTVGSSIRGQERVLLAWVAPRGVVAAAMAGILGESLSQAGYQHADLIFPLVFAIILTTVLLHGLTIRPLANRLGLTAGSPNGLLLVGASPWSIQLAQRLHEEGVRVILADPSSHRLSAADAVGVPTHVGEVLSDLGRQQLDLAGIGNLLAATDNSAYNALVCTRFAHELGRNHVFQLPAGKGTEEETPEFSHEVRGRTAFSDDATYDEMTRRYYLGWHFDELHVTGTRSGQQCPEGSETLLILRRNGDLTLHSPGWTGEPRLGDRVFCYIPAPEEEDTLEQAALGAQ, from the coding sequence ATGGTCCAAACCCTAGAAGTCGGCATTACCCTGGCCGTGGTCCTCGGCATCTTCGCCCAATGGATCGCCTGGCGCTTCGGCTTTCCGGCCATCGTCCTGCTGGCGGGCTGCGGGCTTCTGCTCGGCCCCGGGCTGGGGGTCCTGAACCCCACCACCGATTTCGGGCCCCTCTACCACACGCTGGTGGGCCTCGCGGTGGCCATCATCCTCTTCGAAGGGGGATTCAGCCTCAAGCGCAAGGAGATCGAGGGCGTCACCCGGGGGGTGATCCGCCTCATCTCCGTGGGGGTGGTGCTCGCCTGGATCCTCGGCTCCCTCGCCGCCCACTACATCGCCGGGCTGGCGTGGCCCCTGGCCATCACCATCGGGGCCATCCTGGTGGTCACCGGCCCCACGGTGGTCGGGCCGCTGCTGCGCCACGCCAAGCTGCAGCCCCGACCCGCCTCCCTGGTGAAATGGGAAGGCATCATCAACGACCCCCTGGGCGCCCTGCTGGCCATTCTCAGCTTCGAGTACGCCCTGGGCCTGGGCAGTGGCAGCGGGGAGGGTACCGTCTGGGAGCTTTCCATCCAGCTCCTGGGGGCGCTGATCTTCGCCTCCGTGCTGGGAGGCGGAGCGGGCCTGGCGCTGGGTCGGCTGTTCCGCACCGGCCTGGTGCCCGAGTTTCTCAAGGCCCCGGGCCTGCTGGCCTTCGTCATGCTGGTCTACGTGCTGGCCAATACCCTGCTGCACGAGGCTGGCCTGCTGGCCGCCACCGCCATGGGGCTGGTCATGGGCAACATGGAGCTGGCCGACGCCCTCGACCTGCGGCGCTTCAAGGAAAACATCGTTGTCTTCCTGGTCACGCTGCTGTTCGTGCTCCTTACCGCCGACATCGACCCCGACACCCTGGCCCGCCTGGATTGGCGCGCCGCGGCCTTCGTCGCCGCCATGCTGTTCGTGGTGCGCCCCCTGGCCGTGCTGCTGTCCACCGTGGGCTCGAGCATCCGCGGCCAGGAGCGCGTGCTCCTGGCCTGGGTGGCGCCGCGCGGCGTGGTGGCGGCGGCCATGGCTGGGATCCTGGGCGAGAGCCTCTCCCAGGCGGGCTACCAGCACGCGGACCTGATCTTTCCCCTGGTGTTCGCCATCATCCTCACCACGGTGCTCCTCCACGGGCTCACCATCCGGCCCCTCGCCAACCGCCTGGGCCTGACCGCGGGCAGTCCCAACGGCCTGCTCCTGGTGGGGGCCAGCCCCTGGTCCATCCAGCTGGCCCAGCGCCTGCACGAGGAGGGGGTACGGGTGATCCTGGCGGACCCCTCCTCCCACCGGCTGAGCGCCGCGGACGCGGTGGGCGTCCCCACCCACGTGGGCGAGGTCCTGTCCGACCTCGGCCGGCAGCAGCTGGACCTAGCGGGGATCGGCAACCTACTGGCGGCCACCGACAATTCCGCCTACAACGCCCTGGTCTGTACCCGCTTCGCCCACGAGCTGGGCCGCAACCACGTCTTCCAGCTGCCCGCGGGCAAGGGCACCGAGGAGGAGACGCCGGAGTTCAGCCACGAGGTGCGCGGCCGGACCGCCTTTAGCGACGACGCCACCTACGACGAGATGACGCGGCGCTACTACCTGGGCTGGCACTTCGACGAGCTCCACGTCACGGGCACCCGCTCCGGCCAGCAGTGCCCGGAGGGAAGCGAAACGCTCCTCATCCTGCGCCGCAACGGCGACCTGACCCTGCACTCGCCCGGCTGGACCGGCGAGCCCCGGCTGGGCGACCGGGTGTTCTGCTACATCCCGGCCCCCGAGGAGGAGGACACCCTGGAGCAGGCCGCGCTGGGCGCCCAGTAG
- a CDS encoding Na+/H+ antiporter subunit G, whose protein sequence is MVIELIVAAFLLIGAGFAFIGSLGLARFPDFYARLHGPTKATTLGVGGMLIASMVHFSTASGWSLHELLVILFLFLTAPVSAHLMAKAALHLEGRSQGSKQGEEPER, encoded by the coding sequence ATGGTTATCGAGCTCATCGTGGCGGCCTTTTTGCTGATCGGGGCGGGCTTCGCCTTCATCGGCTCCCTCGGCCTGGCCCGGTTCCCCGACTTCTACGCCCGTCTCCACGGCCCCACCAAGGCCACCACCCTCGGGGTGGGCGGCATGCTCATCGCCTCCATGGTCCACTTCAGCACCGCCTCCGGGTGGAGCCTCCACGAGCTGCTGGTGATTCTGTTCCTGTTCCTGACCGCGCCGGTGAGCGCCCACCTGATGGCCAAGGCGGCCCTCCACCTGGAGGGTCGGAGCCAGGGGTCCAAACAAGGGGAGGAGCCCGAACGGTAG
- a CDS encoding K+/H+ antiporter subunit F, whose product MILVYAGWTAAALMVVAMVLSLWRILRGPTLPDRILGLDTMFINTISLLILLGVLRGGTAFFEASLLIALLGFVTTISFSKYLLRGDIIE is encoded by the coding sequence ATGATCCTGGTGTATGCCGGCTGGACGGCGGCGGCCCTCATGGTGGTGGCCATGGTCCTGAGCCTGTGGCGGATCCTGCGGGGGCCCACCCTGCCGGACCGCATCCTGGGGCTGGACACCATGTTCATCAACACCATCTCCCTGCTCATCCTGCTGGGCGTCCTGCGCGGCGGGACGGCCTTCTTCGAGGCCTCCCTGCTGATCGCCCTGCTGGGCTTCGTGACCACCATCTCCTTCAGCAAGTATCTGCTGCGCGGCGACATCATCGAATAG
- a CDS encoding Na+/H+ antiporter subunit E yields MSVVERLLPRPWLVLVLAGFWVLLNNHLSLGVVAAGLVVGWLVALFTDRFWSRPTAYPRRPLLVARLLGRLLTDIVVANLSVAALILRFGRRPRSAFVAYPLRVRGEVPVTVLSSLLSLTPGTVTVDVDRAGGRLWIHCLDLEDEAALIERIRQRYETLIEEIFP; encoded by the coding sequence GTGAGCGTGGTGGAACGTCTGCTGCCCCGGCCCTGGCTGGTGCTGGTGCTGGCCGGGTTCTGGGTCCTGCTGAACAACCACCTGAGCCTCGGGGTGGTGGCGGCGGGGCTGGTGGTGGGCTGGCTGGTGGCCCTGTTCACGGACCGCTTCTGGTCCCGGCCCACGGCCTACCCCCGCCGCCCCCTGCTGGTGGCGCGGCTTCTGGGGCGGCTGTTGACGGACATCGTGGTGGCCAACCTGTCGGTGGCGGCGCTGATCCTGCGCTTCGGCCGGCGGCCGCGCTCCGCCTTCGTCGCCTATCCCCTGCGAGTGCGCGGGGAGGTGCCGGTTACGGTCCTCTCCAGTCTCCTGTCCCTGACCCCCGGTACCGTGACCGTGGACGTGGACCGCGCTGGGGGCCGCTTGTGGATCCACTGCCTGGACCTGGAGGACGAGGCGGCCCTCATCGAACGCATCCGGCAACGGTACGAGACGCTGATCGAGGAGATCTTCCCATGA
- a CDS encoding monovalent cation/H+ antiporter subunit D: MSEHLIIAPVVLPLAVAALQLGLRGMRGQRALGIAATLLLTGICVWLLQAAAQGPQVYQVGGWSPPLGIVLVLDRLSASLLGMTAVIGLGSLIYATAGTDTHSRAFHPLFQFQLMGLNGAFLSGDFFNLFVFFEILLIASYGLLLHGGGGRRSKAAFHYVTLNLAASLVFLVGLAVLYGATGTLNMADVARRVPLLGPESADLARAGGMVLLAVFALKAAVFPLYMWLPAAYGAAMAPVAALFAVMTKVGIYAILRLDSLLFGMLEGPGLEPLLLYAGLATLLVGALGTLGAARLNTMAGYLMLVSIGTLLLGFGGREGQGTGPALYYLFHTTLLSAGLFLLVGVIARQRAPLGDRLQAGAALAQPTALGLLFFVGAIGVAGLPPFSGFLGKLLILRAFVEQPHMVAVFVGVLVGGLLVIVALARAGSTLFWKQGLDPGPVRAAGPRTLGPTVALVFTTLILALAAGPTAQWAERAAADLRQPAAYVGAVLGQGAATGEGSRP; encoded by the coding sequence ATGAGCGAGCACCTGATCATCGCCCCGGTGGTCCTTCCCCTGGCGGTGGCCGCCCTGCAGCTGGGGCTGCGCGGCATGCGGGGGCAGCGTGCCCTCGGCATCGCCGCCACGCTCCTGCTGACGGGGATCTGCGTCTGGCTGCTGCAGGCCGCCGCCCAGGGGCCCCAGGTGTACCAGGTGGGGGGCTGGAGCCCGCCGCTGGGCATCGTTCTGGTCCTCGACCGGCTGAGTGCCTCGTTGCTGGGGATGACCGCGGTAATTGGCCTGGGCAGCCTGATCTACGCCACGGCGGGGACGGACACCCACAGCCGGGCCTTCCACCCCCTGTTCCAGTTCCAGCTGATGGGGCTCAACGGAGCCTTCCTCAGCGGCGATTTCTTCAACCTGTTCGTCTTCTTCGAGATCCTGCTGATCGCCTCCTACGGGCTGTTGCTCCACGGCGGCGGGGGCCGGCGGAGCAAGGCGGCCTTCCACTACGTCACCCTGAATCTGGCCGCCTCCCTGGTGTTCCTGGTGGGCCTGGCGGTGCTCTACGGCGCCACGGGCACCCTGAACATGGCGGACGTGGCCCGTCGCGTGCCCCTGCTGGGGCCGGAGAGCGCCGACCTGGCGCGGGCGGGCGGCATGGTGCTGCTCGCCGTGTTCGCCCTGAAGGCGGCCGTCTTCCCCCTGTACATGTGGCTGCCCGCCGCCTACGGGGCGGCCATGGCGCCGGTGGCCGCCCTGTTCGCGGTGATGACCAAGGTGGGCATCTACGCCATCCTCCGCCTGGACAGCCTCTTGTTCGGAATGCTGGAGGGTCCCGGCCTGGAGCCCCTGCTGCTCTACGCCGGCCTGGCTACCCTGCTGGTGGGGGCCCTCGGGACCCTGGGCGCCGCCCGCCTCAATACGATGGCGGGCTACCTGATGCTGGTTTCCATCGGCACCCTGCTGCTGGGGTTCGGCGGACGGGAGGGGCAGGGCACGGGGCCCGCCCTGTACTACCTGTTCCACACCACCCTGCTCAGCGCGGGCCTGTTTCTGCTGGTGGGGGTGATCGCTCGGCAGCGCGCGCCCCTGGGGGACCGCCTGCAGGCCGGGGCGGCGCTGGCCCAGCCCACCGCCCTGGGCCTGCTGTTCTTCGTGGGGGCCATCGGCGTGGCCGGGTTGCCGCCCTTCAGCGGATTCCTCGGCAAGCTGCTGATCCTGCGAGCCTTCGTCGAGCAGCCGCACATGGTCGCGGTCTTCGTCGGAGTGCTGGTGGGCGGCCTGCTGGTGATCGTGGCCCTGGCGCGAGCCGGCTCCACGCTGTTCTGGAAGCAGGGGCTGGATCCCGGCCCGGTGCGGGCGGCGGGCCCGCGCACCCTGGGGCCCACCGTGGCCCTGGTCTTCACTACCCTGATCCTGGCCCTGGCGGCCGGCCCCACGGCCCAATGGGCGGAGCGGGCGGCGGCGGATCTCCGCCAGCCCGCCGCCTACGTGGGGGCGGTGCTGGGGCAGGGGGCCGCTACTGGGGAGGGGAGCCGGCCGTGA
- a CDS encoding Na+/H+ antiporter subunit C: protein MALVVALMVGWLTACGVYLLLRARTFSVILGITLLSHAANLMLFFSGGLPLEVAPPLVGGEPEAYADPLPQALVLTAIVISFAMTAFVLILALRNRRALKSDHVDGRRERA, encoded by the coding sequence ATGGCCCTGGTAGTGGCGCTGATGGTGGGGTGGCTGACGGCCTGCGGGGTCTACCTACTGCTGCGGGCCCGGACCTTCTCGGTGATCCTGGGGATCACCCTGCTGTCCCACGCCGCCAACCTGATGCTGTTCTTCTCGGGCGGCCTCCCGCTGGAGGTGGCGCCGCCCCTGGTGGGCGGGGAGCCGGAGGCCTACGCCGATCCCCTGCCGCAGGCGCTGGTGCTCACGGCCATCGTGATCAGTTTCGCCATGACCGCCTTCGTCCTGATCCTGGCCCTGCGCAACCGGCGCGCCCTGAAGAGCGACCACGTGGATGGTCGGCGGGAGCGCGCATGA
- a CDS encoding monovalent cation/H+ antiporter subunit A — MSLLALILLPLLGSLLPLIGGHRRLRATAGWAAAVLGATVAAVLPHAGAVQDGGVLVERWSWVPAAGLDLALRLDGLSLLFVFLVLGIGLLIVLYAFYYLPERAPLHRFYVLFLLFAASMLGVVLSENLLLLVLFWELTSLSSFLLIGFWNLDPAARQSARMALVVTGGGGLALLAGVLLLGSVAGGYDLTTVLAAGEAVRADPAYPWILGLILLGVFTKSAQFPFHFWLPRAMSAPTPVSAYLHSATMVKAGVFLLARLFPALAGTDLWFVLVTGAGLLTLLFGAFFALFRHDLKGLLAYSTVSHLGLITMLFGLGTPLGAVAGVFHIINHAIFKASLFMAAGIVEHETGSRDMRKLNGLFGYMPYTALLAMVAAAAMAGVPLLNGFLSKEMFFAETLETGLHAAWGLLLPAGAVLSGVFALAYSLRFIHDVFFNGEPVGLTKTPHEPPRYMRVPIEVLVALCLLVGILPGLTVAPWLAMAAEQVVPGRLPDFDLAIWHGFTPPFFMSLTALVGGVLLYAARQRVYRWHDRLVPQLDMQAWFVRAEAAAVRGGGRVTRWLENGSLQRYQLLFLLAVLALVGAGWATATRPFLVPDAGPGPGPSAVLIALGLSLGAGATVVLRRRRFLAVLWLGVVGLGVALLFVRFAAPDLALTMLTVELVTGVLLLLALYFLPQRSPVDSATPRRLRDAAVAGLAGATVGGLLWRTLASEPGRIGPEFLERSLPEAGGANVVNTILVDFRGFDTLGEITVLAIAAVGILTMLRGFLVPPGPDLRGMRWDPDVHPLVLVTISRGLLPLALVVSLFLLVRGHHEPGGGFVAGLVTGVALILQYLASGSRWTRDRLRLRYRPLLAGGLGVATATGLLAWAWGQPFLAAAHGHLHPPLLGDIALSTTLLFDIGVYLTVVGAVTLILAELGRLGQKLEDRFFPAHDQQEGEGSEWPW; from the coding sequence ATGAGCTTGCTCGCCCTGATCCTTCTGCCCCTGCTGGGGTCCCTGCTGCCCCTGATCGGCGGGCACCGCCGCCTGCGGGCCACCGCCGGCTGGGCCGCGGCCGTGCTGGGGGCGACCGTGGCGGCGGTCCTGCCCCATGCCGGGGCGGTCCAGGACGGCGGGGTCCTGGTGGAGCGCTGGTCCTGGGTGCCCGCCGCCGGGCTCGACCTGGCGCTGCGCCTGGACGGGCTGAGCCTGCTGTTCGTGTTCCTGGTGCTGGGCATCGGTCTGCTGATCGTGCTCTATGCCTTCTACTACCTGCCCGAGCGCGCCCCGCTCCACCGCTTCTACGTCCTGTTCCTGCTGTTCGCGGCCTCCATGCTGGGGGTGGTGCTGTCGGAGAACCTCCTCCTGCTGGTGCTGTTCTGGGAGCTCACCAGCCTAAGCTCCTTCCTCCTCATCGGCTTCTGGAACCTCGATCCGGCGGCCCGCCAGTCGGCGCGCATGGCCCTGGTGGTGACCGGAGGCGGCGGACTGGCCCTGCTGGCGGGGGTGCTATTGCTGGGGTCGGTGGCCGGCGGCTACGATCTCACCACGGTGCTGGCGGCGGGGGAGGCGGTGCGGGCCGACCCCGCCTATCCCTGGATCCTGGGGTTGATCCTGCTGGGGGTGTTCACCAAGTCGGCCCAGTTCCCCTTCCACTTCTGGCTGCCCCGGGCCATGTCCGCCCCCACCCCGGTAAGCGCCTACCTCCACTCGGCCACCATGGTGAAGGCCGGGGTCTTCCTGCTGGCCCGGCTGTTTCCCGCCCTGGCGGGGACCGACCTGTGGTTCGTCCTGGTGACCGGGGCGGGCCTGCTGACCCTCCTGTTCGGCGCCTTCTTCGCCCTGTTTCGGCACGATCTCAAGGGGCTGCTGGCCTACTCCACCGTCAGCCACCTGGGCCTGATCACCATGCTGTTCGGGCTGGGCACGCCCCTGGGGGCGGTCGCCGGGGTCTTCCACATCATCAACCACGCCATCTTCAAGGCCTCGCTGTTCATGGCCGCGGGCATCGTCGAGCACGAGACCGGCAGCCGGGACATGCGCAAGCTCAACGGCCTGTTCGGCTACATGCCGTATACGGCCCTGCTGGCCATGGTGGCCGCCGCCGCCATGGCCGGGGTGCCGCTTCTGAACGGCTTCCTGAGCAAGGAGATGTTCTTCGCCGAGACCCTGGAGACGGGCCTGCATGCCGCCTGGGGCCTGCTCCTGCCGGCAGGGGCGGTGCTGTCCGGGGTGTTCGCGCTGGCCTACTCCCTGCGCTTCATCCACGACGTGTTCTTCAACGGCGAGCCGGTGGGGCTTACCAAGACCCCCCACGAGCCACCGCGCTACATGCGGGTGCCCATCGAGGTGCTGGTGGCCCTGTGCCTGCTGGTGGGCATCCTGCCGGGGCTGACCGTGGCCCCCTGGCTGGCGATGGCCGCCGAGCAGGTGGTGCCCGGCAGGCTGCCGGATTTCGACCTGGCCATCTGGCACGGCTTCACCCCGCCCTTCTTCATGAGCCTGACGGCGCTGGTGGGCGGGGTCCTGCTCTACGCGGCGCGCCAGCGGGTCTACCGCTGGCACGACCGCCTGGTCCCGCAGCTTGACATGCAGGCCTGGTTCGTGCGCGCCGAGGCCGCGGCGGTGCGGGGTGGAGGGCGCGTGACCCGGTGGCTGGAGAACGGCTCCCTGCAGCGCTACCAGCTCCTATTCCTGCTGGCCGTGCTGGCGCTGGTGGGGGCGGGGTGGGCGACGGCCACGCGGCCCTTTCTGGTTCCGGATGCGGGGCCCGGCCCCGGCCCCTCGGCGGTGCTGATCGCCCTGGGCCTGTCGCTGGGCGCCGGGGCCACCGTGGTCCTGCGGCGGCGACGCTTCCTGGCGGTGCTCTGGCTGGGGGTGGTGGGCCTCGGGGTGGCCCTGCTCTTCGTGCGCTTCGCCGCCCCCGATCTGGCCCTGACTATGCTCACCGTGGAGCTGGTGACCGGCGTGCTCCTCCTGTTGGCGCTGTATTTCCTTCCCCAGCGCAGCCCCGTTGACTCGGCCACGCCGCGCCGGCTGCGGGACGCCGCCGTGGCCGGGCTGGCGGGGGCCACCGTGGGCGGGCTTCTGTGGCGCACCCTGGCCTCCGAACCGGGGCGGATCGGCCCGGAATTCCTGGAGCGCAGCCTCCCCGAGGCCGGAGGCGCCAACGTGGTCAACACCATCCTGGTGGACTTCCGGGGCTTCGACACCCTCGGGGAGATTACGGTGCTGGCCATCGCGGCGGTGGGCATCCTGACCATGCTGCGCGGTTTCCTGGTCCCGCCGGGGCCGGACCTGCGCGGCATGCGCTGGGACCCGGACGTCCATCCCCTGGTACTGGTGACCATCTCGCGCGGGCTCCTGCCCCTGGCGCTGGTGGTGTCGCTGTTCCTGCTGGTGCGTGGCCACCACGAGCCGGGCGGCGGTTTCGTGGCGGGCCTGGTCACCGGGGTGGCCCTGATCCTGCAGTACCTGGCCAGCGGCAGCCGGTGGACCCGGGATCGCCTGCGCCTCCGCTACCGGCCCCTGCTGGCCGGTGGTCTGGGGGTGGCCACCGCCACCGGGCTGCTGGCCTGGGCCTGGGGGCAGCCGTTCCTGGCCGCCGCCCACGGCCACCTGCATCCGCCCTTGCTCGGCGACATCGCCCTGTCCACGACGCTGCTGTTCGACATCGGCGTGTACCTGACCGTGGTGGGGGCGGTGACCCTGATCCTGGCGGAGCTGGGTCGCCTTGGCCAGAAGCTGGAGGACCGCTTCTTCCCCGCCCACGACCAACAGGAAGGAGAGGGTAGCGAATGGCCCTGGTAG
- a CDS encoding FmdB family zinc ribbon protein has product MPTYEYACASCGHQLEVKQRISEDPLTECPECKEPSLRKQLNNAGSFVLKGGGWYKDGYSSAKERESAPSCSTGTCPAADS; this is encoded by the coding sequence ATGCCGACCTACGAGTACGCCTGCGCGTCGTGCGGCCACCAGCTGGAGGTGAAGCAGCGCATCAGCGAGGATCCCCTCACCGAATGCCCCGAATGCAAGGAGCCTTCCCTGCGCAAGCAGCTCAACAACGCCGGCTCCTTCGTGCTCAAGGGCGGCGGGTGGTACAAGGACGGCTACTCCAGCGCCAAGGAGCGCGAGAGCGCCCCCTCCTGCTCCACCGGGACCTGCCCGGCGGCCGACTCCTGA